From Parasteatoda tepidariorum isolate YZ-2023 chromosome 1, CAS_Ptep_4.0, whole genome shotgun sequence, one genomic window encodes:
- the LOC107447970 gene encoding aurora kinase C produces MFSKEASKNVKGASYSRKSGQNNAVNKVPGKENAKKADVKSNSLVKQSAFQAPSSSMHPKLNPVPANALRQKLADCAKRSEAVDKLLGKKIFKNEQILKTDNPTNTDDSNVCDSDKTLPLASTKASNENDPDKTLLLTLTGKNAANSDEQSVKNIPTTSSCSKDEDVFKKPDVPVPTKKTAHKSSVPSSSESKNGNQKWTLDDFDIGRPLGKGKFGNVYLAREKRTKFVVALKVLFKAQLEKNKVGHQLRREIEIQSHLRHPNILRLYGYFYDDSRVYLVLEYAPGGELYKVLQKCKRFDEKTAATYLSKIASALKYCHSKKIIHRDIKPENLLLGLNGEMKIADFGWSVHAPSSRRTTVCGTLDYLAPEMLENKKYDEKVDLWCLGILCYEFLVGKPPFEAECMVTTQSLICRAAIKFPPSVSSGAQDFICKLLRKNPCERMNVDQVLAHPWLLENKLEKLPNV; encoded by the exons atgttttcaaaagaaGCCTCAAAAAACGTTAAGGGTGCAAGTTATTCAAGAAAGTCTGGGCAAAACAATGCAGTTAATAAAGTACCAGGAaaagaaaatgctaaaaaagcTGATGTAAAATCTAACTCATTAGTTAAACAATCAGCATTTCAG gCTCCATCAAGTTCAATGCATCCTAAACTAAACCCAGTACCAGCAAATGCTCTAAGACAAAAACTGGCTGACTGTGCTAAGCGATCTGAAGCTGTAGACAAACTacttggaaagaaaatttttaaaaatgaacaaattcttaaaactgaCAATCCTACAAATACAGATGACAGCAATGTCTGTGACAGTGATAAAACTTTGCCATTAGCCTCAACAAAAGCAAGCAATGAGAATGATCCCGACAAAACTTTGCTTCTAACCTTAACCGGTAAAAATGCAGCCAATAGTGATgaacaaagtgttaaaaatattcctacAACAAGTTCCTGCTCTAAAGATGag GATGTATTTAAAAAACCAGACGTACCAGTTCCAACCAAAAAAACTGCTCATAAGTCATCTGTTCCTAGTAGCTCTGAATCtaaaaatgg GAATCAAAAATGGACTTTAGATGACTTTGATATAGGTCGCCCACTTGGAAAAGGAAAGTTTGGAAATGTATATTTAGCTCGAGAAAAGAGAACAAAATTTGTAGTAGCTTTGAAA gttttatttaaagcacaattggagaaaaataaagttgGACACCAACTTAGAAGAGAAATAGAAATTCAGTCTCATCTAAG GCATCCAAATATCTTGAGGCTGTATGGTTATTTCTATGATGATAGTAGAGTGTATCTAGTCTTGGAATATGCCCCTGGTGGTGAACTGtataaagttttacaaaagTGTAAACGATTTGATGAAAAAACTGCCGCAACT TATCTGTCTAAGATTGCTAGTGCCTTGAAATACTGCCACTCAAAAAAGATTATTCACCGTGATATCAAGCCGGAAAACCTACTATTGGGTTTGAATGGTGAAATGAAAATTGCTGATTTTGGATGGTCTGTTCACGCCCCATCTTCTAGGCGCACAACTGTCTGTGGTACCTTGGACTACCTTGCTCCAGAAATGCTTGAGAATAAAAAGTATGATGAAAAGGTTGATTTATGGTGTCTTGGAATTTTGTGCTATGAGTTCTTAGTAGGAAAACCACCATTTGAAGCTGAATGCATGGTTACTACACAGTCACTCATCTGCCGTGCAGCAATTAAGTTTCCCCCATCTGTATCCAGTGGAGCCCAGGATTTCATTTGCAAG CTTTTACGAAAAAACCCATGTGAACGAATGAATGTTGATCAGGTTTTAGCTCATCCATGGTTGCTagaaaataaactagaaaaattgccaaatgttTA g